Within Marinomonas mediterranea MMB-1, the genomic segment GACTTTCACTGTCATTCAAATTTGGTCAGAGCCGTTGTACCTTTTGGATTGACCGAGTTCGATGTTCATGATGTGTTAAATATTTTCCAATGTACTGGGCTAAATAATGAAGATAAATATTTCATGAAGGCCTGCCCTGCGCAGAAAGGTGACTATCTCGAATTCTTTGCAGAGATTGATTTACTGTGCGCGTTGTCATGTTGTCCTGGTGGGGATTTGTCGGTTGATTTATGGGGGCCTGACGCAAAAGACCCTTTGTCTACTTGTCACCCGCTTGAAGTCGAAATTTATAAATTAGAAGACGTCGTTTTAGCAGATTGGCAGCCCCCTCAAAGCCCTAACTATAAAGGGCGACATGGGATGAACATGCCTGACATCGATTGGTCTGCGAAAAAACGTGAGCTGAACGATTAAAGTCTCAGAGGCACTGCATGCTTTGTGTGCTTTTCACTTTTGATGTCAGATTTGGTGGTAACGCTTGTTTGTATTGTTCGCTATGCTGATTAGTGTCATCGATCTGATAGGGCGTTGTTTATGAGCTATCCTATAAAGGGAACTTGCCAATGTGGACAAGTTCAAGTTGTGTTGAATAACCCTCCCGCAAAAGTGTTGGCGTGCCATTGCAAAGAATGTCAGAAACTGTCGACCAGTGCGTTTAGTCTTACGCTCTTCGTTAAGGAAGAAACCGTTGAAATCTCAGGTGAAATGGGAGACTGGAGCCGAAAAGCTGACAGCGGAAATACCGCTGCGGCGAAATTTTGTACGGGCTGTGGAAATCGTATCTATCATTACAACCCGCTTGATACGAGTGTTCTAAAGCTCAAGCTAACGGCTTTTGACGATATCGAATTTAAACCTGATGCTCACATTTGGGTGAAAAGTAAAAAAAGCTGGTATGAGATCCCCGAAGGCGTACCGACATTTGAAACCGTGCCGTAATTTAGGACGGAGGTGTGAATTTACGGACTAATCCTCGAAATTGGTCGTAAGTCAGTCCTAAATAATTCGCCGCTTTGCGTTGGTTGTGCTGATGCCGACCTAACGCTTTGGAAACAAGCTCACGCTGAAGTCGCTCTACCTCGTGTTTATAGTCAATCGGTTGGTCATTGAAAGCGTCGTTCGAATGAGCGGCGTTTACGGTAGAGGTATCCGTCTCTTCTTTGCCTATTTTAGATAAGGGCTCATGATCAAGTGCAAACGGATTAATGATAATGGATGTGAGTTCATGGCTGGTTTGCCCTGTGCGAAAAACCGAGCGTTCAATCACATTTTTAAGTTCTCGAACATTCCCTGGCCATTCGTAGTCGAATAGGGTCGTTAGCGCTTGCTCACTAAAACCTGGAAAGACGTCCCAGCCAAGCTCAGTGGTAAACCGAATCGCAAAAAACTCTGCCAGTTCTTCAAGGTCTTCTTTACGGTGACGGAGAGGAGGAATGTTCACGACATCAAATGCCAATCGATCGAGTAAATCTGAGCGAAATCGACCTTCTTTTGCCAGCTTAAGTAGATCTGCATTGGTCGCCGCAATGACTCTTACATCCACACTGATGGTTTGGCTTCCGCCTAACCGCTCGAATTCGCCATACTCCAAAACACGGAGCAGCTTTTCTTGTGCTCTCATTGGCAATGTACCCAATTCATCTAAGAATAAAGTACCGGAATGGGCGCGCTCAAAGCGTCCTTTATGAGATTTCGTTGCGCCGGTAAAGGCACCTTGTTCATGACCGAATAACTCACTTTCGAGTAATTCTTCAGAGAGCGTCGCGCAGTTAAGCGAGATAAACTGTTGGTCCCAGCGTTTTGATAGATAGTGCAAGCGCTCTGCGATCAACTCTTTCCCTGTCCCGCGTTCTCCACAAATCAAGACGGATCGATCAATCTCTGCTAACTGAGACGCGTGTTCTAATGTGCGAGCGAGCGCGTATGAGCTGCCGATAATACGCTGAGGTTTAGTTATCATCACGTTACCCAATTATTTAACGCTAAGTTTGGTTTATTTAACCATATTTTGAAGGTTTAAATTACCAGTAATTGGTTTTATACGCCTTTTTGATGATCCTAAAATCATATGGTTTTTGTTAATTTTTTCAAAATCAATGGGTTATGAGAGTTGGCATGCATTCTGATATGTATAAATTAATTATTCAATGTGGCATTGAGCGCTACTTTGAATATTCATCTATCGACAATGAGGAAGAGATCATGGGTATTTTTTCAAGAATGACAGACATCATTAACAGCAATCTTACTTCGCTGTTGGACAAAGCCGAAGACCCGAAAAAAATGATTCGAATGATGATTCAGGAAATGGAAGAGACTTTAGTTGAAGTGCGTTCCAGCACAGCGAGAGTAATAGCGGATCGTAAGACCACAGGACGCAGGCTTGAGCGTCTAAAAGCAGACATTCATGAGTGGGAAAAGAAGGCCGTATTGGCCATCGAGAAAGGCCGAGAAGATCTTGCAAGAGCGGCGCTATCTGAGAAGCAACAATCCGAAAAGGAAATGGATGGAATCAATGCAGAACTGGGCAATTTAGATGAACACCTAGAGCAATTGAATGAAGAAATTGCACAATTGCAGAGTAAGTTAGATGACGCTAAAGCGAAGCAAAAAGCGCTACTAATGCGACAGTCTAGCGTTGAAAACCGCCTTAAAGTAAAACGTCAAAGTCATCGTGCTGACATCAGCGATGCATTTGAAAAGTTTGAACGCTTTGAGCGTCGAATGGATCATCTGGAAGGACAAGTTGAGTCAATGGACATGGGAGCGACCTCGAAACAAGATTTACACGCTCAATTTGACGAGCTGGAAAACAATGATGCAATAAATGATGAACTGGCGCGCCTTAAAGATAAGATGGACAAACAAAGCTAAGCTTCTAGAAATCAAATAAAGGGATCAATGTTATGAGTATGGCCGTATTTTTCTTTGTACCCACGATCATTTTTATGACATTTGTCGCGCCTATCTGGTTATTGTTGCATTACCGCAGCCGAACCCGATCCGTAAAAGGCTTGGATTCGACCGAAAAGAAAGAGCTGGAACATCTTTTAGCTCAGGCCGACAAGTTGTCAGACAGAGTAAGAACGCTAGAACAGATATTGGATGAGACGAGCCCACAATGGCGAGCACACGCTACGGCAGAAGAACGAGACTAGTCGCGGTGAGCTGTGCGTTTGATCAATAGGAGAGCGAGAATGAAATATAAGTACCAAGGCGATTTTAAACAAAAAAAGAAACAGGGCTGGGCGTTAAATCTTTATCGGAACACACAGAAGGGCTACATTGGCGGAGTATGCGCAGGGCTTGCTGATCACTTCGACATCGATACTTGGGTTGTCCGACTTGCTGTTTTCGGTGGTTTTTTGTTTTTGGGTGGGTTTACCGTGATGGCGTATATTGGGCTTTGGGTATTTCTTGATCCTAAACCCGACTACGAAGACATCGAGTACGAATACGATGAGCGACATCATACTTATCGTCCGAAAAAAATGTTCAAGTATGCTGAGAGTGCGTCCGCTAGATTACATAAAGCAAAAGATAAGTTGAATACGATTGCTGCTAGTGTAACCAATATGGAACGTCATGTGACGTCTCGGAAATTTGATTTAAACCGTCAGTTTTCAGATTTGAAAGATGACTAGGAAAAGTTCGTAAGGGAGGTTACCGTACTCTTTTTTGCATAACCCATACATCGCTTCTTTTACTATGATTAATAGGCAGTAATAGGAGTGATGAGATGCGAATTGATATACAGCTGAGTGTCGTTTTATTCTTTGTATTAATCTTAAGGTCACAAGGAGAAGCGGCTACTCAAGTGGAACAAAACGATTGGCAGTGGAATTTACCGCATGATGTAGACCCTCCCTTTGTTCCCGAAAATAACCCAATGAGTAGTGCAAAAGTAGAATTGGGACGAGAGCTGTTTTTCGACTCTAACCTTTCGGGAGCGGGGTATGTCTCTTGCTCGACGTGCCACCTTCCGGAAAAATCCTTTTCCGAAAATCGAAAAGTGTCCGTTGGTATCA encodes:
- a CDS encoding GFA family protein encodes the protein MSYPIKGTCQCGQVQVVLNNPPAKVLACHCKECQKLSTSAFSLTLFVKEETVEISGEMGDWSRKADSGNTAAAKFCTGCGNRIYHYNPLDTSVLKLKLTAFDDIEFKPDAHIWVKSKKSWYEIPEGVPTFETVP
- the pspF gene encoding phage shock protein operon transcriptional activator — translated: MITKPQRIIGSSYALARTLEHASQLAEIDRSVLICGERGTGKELIAERLHYLSKRWDQQFISLNCATLSEELLESELFGHEQGAFTGATKSHKGRFERAHSGTLFLDELGTLPMRAQEKLLRVLEYGEFERLGGSQTISVDVRVIAATNADLLKLAKEGRFRSDLLDRLAFDVVNIPPLRHRKEDLEELAEFFAIRFTTELGWDVFPGFSEQALTTLFDYEWPGNVRELKNVIERSVFRTGQTSHELTSIIINPFALDHEPLSKIGKEETDTSTVNAAHSNDAFNDQPIDYKHEVERLQRELVSKALGRHQHNQRKAANYLGLTYDQFRGLVRKFTPPS
- the pspA gene encoding phage shock protein PspA, which produces MGIFSRMTDIINSNLTSLLDKAEDPKKMIRMMIQEMEETLVEVRSSTARVIADRKTTGRRLERLKADIHEWEKKAVLAIEKGREDLARAALSEKQQSEKEMDGINAELGNLDEHLEQLNEEIAQLQSKLDDAKAKQKALLMRQSSVENRLKVKRQSHRADISDAFEKFERFERRMDHLEGQVESMDMGATSKQDLHAQFDELENNDAINDELARLKDKMDKQS
- the pspB gene encoding envelope stress response membrane protein PspB, which encodes MSMAVFFFVPTIIFMTFVAPIWLLLHYRSRTRSVKGLDSTEKKELEHLLAQADKLSDRVRTLEQILDETSPQWRAHATAEERD
- a CDS encoding PspC domain-containing protein; translation: MKYKYQGDFKQKKKQGWALNLYRNTQKGYIGGVCAGLADHFDIDTWVVRLAVFGGFLFLGGFTVMAYIGLWVFLDPKPDYEDIEYEYDERHHTYRPKKMFKYAESASARLHKAKDKLNTIAASVTNMERHVTSRKFDLNRQFSDLKDD